The following DNA comes from Halostagnicola kamekurae.
AGGACGACGACGAGCAACGAAATCGCCATCGCCGACGCCTGGCCGAAGTTGCTAAACCGGAACGCGGTCCGGTACATTTCCATGCTGATCACGTTCGTTGCGTTGGACGGACCACCGCGTGTCAGGATGTACACCTTCGCGAACACGCGGAGCGCGTCGACGACGCGAATAATCAAGACGAGCACGATCAGCGACTTCAGGTACGGAAACACGATGTCGACGAACCGACGCCACCGCGGTGCGCCGTCCATGATCGCCGCCTCCTGAATGTCGCTCGGGACGGACTGGAGGCCCGCAAAGATCACCAACACGACGAGTGGCGTCCACTGCCAAACGTCGGTCAGGACGATCGCATATAACGCGATATCGGGATCGCTAATCCAGCCGACGTTTCGACCGAGAAACGGTGCGGCCATGAAGTCGAGCAGCCCATCTGGGGTGTACATGAGCCGCCAGATCAGGCCGATAACCGTCGGTGAGAGGATCATCGGAATCAAGATGAGCGTCTGCCAGAGGCCGCGCAGCTTGATCTTCTTGTTCAAGATGAGCGCGATACCGAAGCCGAGGACGAATTCGAGCCCGACCGCCAACCCGATGAACTTGCCGGTCACTATGAGCGACTCGATGAAGGCGGCGTTGTCCAGCAAGTTGACGTAGTTCTCGATGCCGACGAAGGACGTCCGCCCGGCCGGCAGGTACTGCCGTGTCGACATCTGGACTGCGCGCAAGAGCGGGTAGAACGTCAGCGCGAACAGGAGGAACACGGCCGGAAGGGTCATCAGCCACTTCAGGTGGTCGTCGACCCACAGAAGTACTCGTTCTCGAGTCGACTTCTCGGAGCCCAGTTGCTCCTCGAGGTCGTTGGTCGGACGGACGTCGGTTCCTGTTTCAGTTGCCATTGTTTGATCGTGAAGCGCTCATCTAGTAGTACCCAGCGTTCTCGAGGATCGATTCGGCTTCGTTCTTGGTTTCGCTCACGACGTCTCCCGGACTGAGTTCCCCGGTCAGTGCGCTGTTGAGTTTCTCACCCTGCGTTACGTCGATTTCGTTCCAGAGAGGAGTTCGTGGCCGTGGATTGGCGTTTTGCAGGCTTTCGTACAGCGCCTCGAACCACGGTTGGGCGTCCATGTTCTCTTCAAACGTGTCGTGTCTAAAGGGAACACCCCCGAGTTCCACGTACCGGTTCTGGGCCTCTTTCGAGATGATGGATTGAATGACTGTCCCTGCGTCTTCTTTCCGATCGTCGGAAACGTTCGTATTGATGCCGAGCATCCAATTGCCCTGCATGGGCGCCTGTTGCTCGTCGCCTTCCGGAATCGGAATGAACTCGAGGTTGTCCGATTCGGCGGTGTCGTCGCCAAGCAGCGTCGACGCAGCGGCCGGCCACGCGAGTCCCTGTGCGGCCGATCCATCGCCGATTCGGTTGAGCACCTGATCGCTGTTGAACGATCCGACCCCGTCAGGCGAGATGGATCGAAGCTCTTCGACGAAGAAACTGACGACCTCCTCACCGTCGCTCGTGTCCCACTGGTATCTCCAGTCTTCGTCGAACATATCGCCGAGATTCGACCAACCGATGCTCATGAAGTTCGTGTTAGCCGGGTTGCCACGCTGTCCGCGGATCACGTAACCGTTCGT
Coding sequences within:
- a CDS encoding extracellular solute-binding protein, with product MTGLAGCLGGDGGSSSDVNIIAVSGEGELVQELVNDYVEDDTDLSVDVTIFPYANLYERVSSVLTTGGTGYDAILMDDTWFPRFATYLDPLKQWLPDGLPEEQLIDTTVDIATWPTPGAPTVPSAEGMDETVRGQVVVGNTQMFVYNTSHYEEVGASEPETWDDVLSAGQRIDEELEETNGYVIRGQRGNPANTNFMSIGWSNLGDMFDEDWRYQWDTSDGEEVVSFFVEELRSISPDGVGSFNSDQVLNRIGDGSAAQGLAWPAAASTLLGDDTAESDNLEFIPIPEGDEQQAPMQGNWMLGINTNVSDDRKEDAGTVIQSIISKEAQNRYVELGGVPFRHDTFEENMDAQPWFEALYESLQNANPRPRTPLWNEIDVTQGEKLNSALTGELSPGDVVSETKNEAESILENAGYY
- a CDS encoding carbohydrate ABC transporter permease, whose translation is MATETGTDVRPTNDLEEQLGSEKSTRERVLLWVDDHLKWLMTLPAVFLLFALTFYPLLRAVQMSTRQYLPAGRTSFVGIENYVNLLDNAAFIESLIVTGKFIGLAVGLEFVLGFGIALILNKKIKLRGLWQTLILIPMILSPTVIGLIWRLMYTPDGLLDFMAAPFLGRNVGWISDPDIALYAIVLTDVWQWTPLVVLVIFAGLQSVPSDIQEAAIMDGAPRWRRFVDIVFPYLKSLIVLVLIIRVVDALRVFAKVYILTRGGPSNATNVISMEMYRTAFRFSNFGQASAMAISLLVVVLILAMSFVKIADIEF